In Pseudomonadota bacterium, the genomic window CATGCTGATGAATACCTTGACTGTGCTCTTGGCCTTCGCCGGCGCGCTGCTCGCGGCGACCTACCCCTTTATCAAACGCTACACCTATCTTCCCCAGGTGCATCTCGGCCTCGCCTTCGGTTGGGCCGTGCCGATGGCGTTCGCGGCGCAGACGGGGAGCGTGCCCAAGGTCGGCTGGCTGCTTTTGATCGCGAACCTGCTCTGGTCGGTGGCCTACGACACGATGTACGCGATGGTCGACCGCGAAGACGATCTCCGCATCGGAGTTAAATCCACCGCGATCCTATTCGCCGAGGCTGACCGCTTGATCACCGTCATGATCCAGGGACTCATGCTGATCACAATGCTGATCGTGGGTAAAGAGGCGGGGATGGGATGGGTCTATCACATGGGGCTCGCGGTGGCGGGAGGGTTGGCAGTGTACCAGCAATACTTGATTCGAAATCGCGACCGGATCGGGTGTTTTAAGGCATTCATTAACAACGGGTGGTACGGAGGGGTGATTTTTTTGGGGATCGCCGGGGATTATATTATGCGCTAATATTCAGGCAGCCAGCTGTAACGGGGCGTGCCGCCGTAAAAGACGGTGACGGATCCTGGATCAATAGCCGGGTGCGTAAGAATCTAAACCGGGCCGCGAATCGCCGACTCACGCGTTACCGAATGTGATCGATCTCGCACCCGGCCGCATCAAAGCGGGGTCAAAAAGTTTCGGAGCAGATCATGGCCATGATGGGTCATGATCGACTCGGGATGAAACTGCACGCCGAGCAGCGGGTGTTCGCGATGCCGGATCCCCATGATCTCGTCCCTTTCGCCGCCGGGGGTTTCGGTCCACGCGGTGATCTCCAAGCAGTCCGGCAAGGTCTCCTGGGCGATGACCAGCGAATGGTAGCGGGTCGCTTGAAACGGATTTTCCAGGCCTCGGAATAGGCCAGTGTTGCGATGCCGGATCAGCGATGTCTTGCCATGCATGATCTCGCGCGCATGCACGATTCGCCCGCCGAAGGCTTGTCCCATCGCCTGGTGACCTAGACAGACGCCTAAGATGGGGACCTTAGCGCAGAAGTAGGTGATCACCTCGATGGAGACGCCCGCTTCGTTCGGCGTGCACGGTCCCGGTGATATCACGATATGATCCGGCGCCAGCGCCTCGATTTCCCGGACGCCGATTTGGTCGTTGCGGTATACGCGCACGTCCGCCCCCAACTCACCGAGGTATTGCACCAGGTTGTAGGTGAACGAATCGTAATTGTCGATCATCAGAAGCATATCGCGGCTATTCTTTTGTTCTTTATGGCATCATCCCAGGATTTTCTACTTTGATACCCGCATGGATACCCGCTTGGGATACCCGACGCCGAAAGTTTGGAACCGAAAGCACGAATAGCGGCTATTTTCGCCTAGATTGGCCCAGGTATAAACCTGCATCTTCATCGGCTCACCCGATGCGCGTCAATCCCGCGGCTTGTTCCAGTAGCGCCCGCGCCAGTTCCCGCAGCATCGGCCGGTGTCCGCCTTTGAAGCCATTTTGCGAAACCTTCGCCTTGCCCTCTTCCGACTTCGGCCCGGTCGATTTCTCCCACGGTTTCCAGCGGGTGTCGGGGTCGGTTTCCTCGATATGCGCTAGCCGTACCCGGATCAAGGTTTCATCGTAGGCGGTCAGGGGGGTGGTTAGTCCGTTCTCTCAAAGAAGTCTCCATTCGCCGAGAGAGAGACGGCTAGCAGGCGGTTGAAGGCCGTGCGCATCGAGCGTCTGCACATCGTCCATGCCCCAGAGGCGGAATCCCCCGCGGAACGCCGTGAGGTTGTTTCCCACCCGCACACCCGGTGGCAGCAGTTTCATGTGCTTGGCGTTACCGCCGCCCAGCACGATGTAATCCACCTGGAACGCCTTTTGTAGAGGGGGAACGGCCTCCGCCACCCATTTCCTCCATGTTTTCTTCCCGACTTTTTCTAGGCTCCGTCGAGCCAAGAGCGCGCTGAGCGTGCTGTCTCTGAAGGGAAGGTCTCCCAGCTCGAGTGTGATGATTATGTGTTCGACGATAAGCGCCGATCCGATGCCTGTGCCCAAACCGAGAAACAGCATCCGTCCGCCTTCATAGCCGCCGAGCGCCTGCATGGCGGCGTCATTCGCCATTCGCACCGGACATCTAAAGGCGCCGGTGAAGTCGAAGCCGACCCAACCCGGACCGAGATTGCCGGGTTCCCCTAGAGGACCGTTTGCGCCGATCCGCGCCGGTAGCCCTATCGAGACGGCCTCATATTTCCATCCCTTTGCGAGTTGTTTTACTTGCTTCACCATAGCGAGGGGGGTGAGCTCTGGGCCTGATGGCATCTTTCGCGCGTCCGTGGCGCCGCTCGCCAAGATTTTGACCTTCGTGCCGCCGATGTCGACCGCAAGGATGCGCCTCGGCGCCGACGGCTTTCGTTTCTGTATCGCAGTACTTGTCTTAGTCGCCATACGCATGAGCGTGGTGGAAATAGATAGATACTACTGCCCCGACTGCGGCGGCACTCTTGAAGATCATCGAGCTTGCTCGTTACGTTTCACACCCTTCGTGCCCCGAAGGTAGCCGCCGCGCCAGCATGCATTTTCAACGTCATGCCAATGAATTTCAACCCATAGGGGTTCGCTTATTCAAGGTGACGCGCTAGGCGCGTCGAGCGGGTGGGTTACGGGCTGCGCGCCTCACCCGCCCGATGCGCTTTGGCTTAGGCACCGATGGGAAGCGTTAGAGAAGACGTGCCGCAGCCGGTACAATTCGAGTTACTGGTAAAAAGCGAGTTGGAAGCCATGTCGAACGCACCCTCTACGGCCCGTCAGACGCCGCTCTTTTCTTGGCACGCCGCCCACGGCGCCAGAATGGTCGGATTCGGGGGGTGGACAATGCCGCTACATTACCAGAGCGGTATCCTGCGGGAGCATCTCGCCACGCGCGGGCGCGCGGGTCTTTTCGACGTTTCCCATATGGGGCGGTTCAAGATCGAGGGAGAGGCGGCCGAGGATTTCGCGCTTACGCTGCTGACGAATAACGCGGGATCTCTGGAACTACTTCAGGCGCAATACACCTTCCTGGCCAATGAGCAGGGCGGTGCGATCGATGACGCCTACTTGTATAAGGTGGCGCGGAGCCAATTTCTCCTCGTGGTCAACGCGTCGAACCGTGCCAAAGACTGGCTATGGCTACAGAGCCATAAATACGCGGGGATGGATCTTTTGGATGTGAGTGAAGAGACAGCCATGATCGCTATCCAAGGCCCTGCCTCGGCTTCAATTCTTGAAGCCGTCGTCGGCAGGGAAGCGCTGCCGGAGAGCAGAAGAAATTGCTGCCGTATCGCGAGGGTCGATGGACAACCGCTGCTCATCGCGCGTACCGGTTATACGGGCGAGGTGATCGGTTTTGAATTGTTCCCGAAGTCGGAGCATCTCCCGGCGCTTTGGGAACGGCTAATCAGCCTCGGAGCGGTCCCCGCGGGGTTGGGCGCGCGCGATACGCTTCGAATCGAAGCCGGACTGCCGCTTTACGGTCACGAATTGGGCCGGGATCACGACGGTAATGACATCCCTATTTTCGCGAATACATTTGCGAGCTTTGCCGTCCGGGTCCCCGATCGACATGATTACATTGGTCAGGCGCGGTTAGACGATCAGAGAAAAGAGCTTCAATTGATTAAACGAGGCGAGTTACACACGCCGCTTGGCGACCGCATCTTAAAGCGCTTAGTGCGGCCGATCATGAGTCGTACTGACAAGCGGCCTTTCAGGGCCGGATCGAAAGTTTTCCGCGGCGATGAATTGCTTGGTTATGTTAGCTCGGGGACCGTGGCGCCGTATTTCTGGAAATCGGATAGAGAGGGTAAAGCAATGGAAACCGAGGAGCCGTTGCTGCGGCCCATCGGCTTGGCCTTAATCGATTCCACGCTCGGGTATCGGAACGATCCATCCTTGGTACTGCGGGTGATCGATGATCGCGGCCGCGGCATGGAGGCCGAGTGGGTGACCAGCAATCTCGTCGGCGCATACGACGCGCGTCCTGCTGCGAGGTGACGCGCTTCGCGCGTCGAGTCGGTACGGCGCGGCGCCTAAACCACCCGTGGGCTAGATTTCATCCGGCAGATTAGCAGGGTGCAGGCATGCACCGCTGTTAAAGTGCTGTCGGATACTTCTATGATCAAGAACACATCGCCGGGGCCCGGATGCGCGTCGAAATAGCGGCGCTTCTGCAAGATCGCTATGTCGGGATACACCTCACCGTAATCCCCTAGCTAGCTGCACTGGATTCTGAACGCGGATACGTGACTGGGGCCCGCGTCTCGAATCGGGCGCGCAGCCGGCGGCGCTCGATTTCATCTTCGTCGGTTGCCCGCCAGTTGTGAACGGGCACGGTCTTGGGGCAGAAGCTTTGCGTTCTATAGGCGCCATGCTGGTTTGAAGGATAAGGAATTCGCGCTTATCTGGCGACTGAATCAGAGGGTGCCGCCGGCTCCTTGGGTCAGCGCGCGCCGTGCTCTCCCTAACCGGGGATCTAGCCATGAGCTTTTGCCCGTTGCCGGCCGTTCCTCGCCGGCATAGCTCGGCCGGCGGCGTTATTGCACCGCAGCACCTATTGGTTTATCGTTTGTTATGGTTACAAATGACTCGGGAGGGCGGGCATGAACGCAATTGCGAAAGGCTTTTACAGGTATGTGGGGTTGGTGAGCGGCATGGTCCTGAGCGCGGGCGCGGGCGCCTTGGAGTGCGGGGACTTCACCTTCCCCAAATGCTCGGCGCCCGATGCTCAATACGCCGGGGGTTTTGATCCGGGCGCCGGATTCGGCGGATTTGGCGGTGGGGAATGCAAGGCGGTACGGACACCGGTGGTCTTTATCCACGGTAATGCCGATCGCGCCATCAGTTGGGACTCGCCGGTACAGGGCGGCGTGGCCGGTTATACCCCCCCGGTCCGCTCCGTGTACGAGGAATTCAAACAGCAGGGGTACAACGACTGCGAGCTGTTCGGCGTGACCTATCTCAGCGCCGAGGAACAGCAAGATCCGCAGGATAACTTCCACCGCCGGGGCAAGTACGAGATCATCAGTAAATTCATCGACGCGGTACGAGCCTATACCGGTAGCGCCACGGTCGATCTCGTGACCCATTCGCTCGGGGTGTCCATGGCTATCGCCACCCTCGAGGCCAACGACGCCTGGGCCGGCATCCGCCGTTTCGTCAATATCGCCGGCGGCATACGCGGCCTCAATTCCTGCCTCTATGTCGGTCCCGCCAACCCCGTCGTCGCAACCTGCGGTTCGCAGAACATCTTCGATCCCTACGTGTTCGGCTTTTACCCCGCCTATAACCGCTGGACCGGCGCCTCGGACGAACACAGCCTGCGCCTTATCCCTGGCCGCTACCGGCAGGTGCTG contains:
- the ubiA gene encoding 4-hydroxybenzoate octaprenyltransferase, which translates into the protein MKDRSLQYARLMRLDKPIGILLLLWPTLWALWIAGHARPDPGVLVVFVLGVILMRSAGCVINDYADRGFDARVERTRNRPLVTGEVSPREAIALFCGLLLMAFLLVMLMNTLTVLLAFAGALLAATYPFIKRYTYLPQVHLGLAFGWAVPMAFAAQTGSVPKVGWLLLIANLLWSVAYDTMYAMVDREDDLRIGVKSTAILFAEADRLITVMIQGLMLITMLIVGKEAGMGWVYHMGLAVAGGLAVYQQYLIRNRDRIGCFKAFINNGWYGGVIFLGIAGDYIMR
- a CDS encoding aminodeoxychorismate/anthranilate synthase component II; this encodes MLLMIDNYDSFTYNLVQYLGELGADVRVYRNDQIGVREIEALAPDHIVISPGPCTPNEAGVSIEVITYFCAKVPILGVCLGHQAMGQAFGGRIVHAREIMHGKTSLIRHRNTGLFRGLENPFQATRYHSLVIAQETLPDCLEITAWTETPGGERDEIMGIRHREHPLLGVQFHPESIMTHHGHDLLRNFLTPL
- a CDS encoding ROK family protein, yielding MATKTSTAIQKRKPSAPRRILAVDIGGTKVKILASGATDARKMPSGPELTPLAMVKQVKQLAKGWKYEAVSIGLPARIGANGPLGEPGNLGPGWVGFDFTGAFRCPVRMANDAAMQALGGYEGGRMLFLGLGTGIGSALIVEHIIITLELGDLPFRDSTLSALLARRSLEKVGKKTWRKWVAEAVPPLQKAFQVDYIVLGGGNAKHMKLLPPGVRVGNNLTAFRGGFRLWGMDDVQTLDAHGLQPPASRLSLGEWRLL
- the gcvT gene encoding glycine cleavage system aminomethyltransferase GcvT translates to MGSVREDVPQPVQFELLVKSELEAMSNAPSTARQTPLFSWHAAHGARMVGFGGWTMPLHYQSGILREHLATRGRAGLFDVSHMGRFKIEGEAAEDFALTLLTNNAGSLELLQAQYTFLANEQGGAIDDAYLYKVARSQFLLVVNASNRAKDWLWLQSHKYAGMDLLDVSEETAMIAIQGPASASILEAVVGREALPESRRNCCRIARVDGQPLLIARTGYTGEVIGFELFPKSEHLPALWERLISLGAVPAGLGARDTLRIEAGLPLYGHELGRDHDGNDIPIFANTFASFAVRVPDRHDYIGQARLDDQRKELQLIKRGELHTPLGDRILKRLVRPIMSRTDKRPFRAGSKVFRGDELLGYVSSGTVAPYFWKSDREGKAMETEEPLLRPIGLALIDSTLGYRNDPSLVLRVIDDRGRGMEAEWVTSNLVGAYDARPAAR
- a CDS encoding lipase family protein, with the protein product MNAIAKGFYRYVGLVSGMVLSAGAGALECGDFTFPKCSAPDAQYAGGFDPGAGFGGFGGGECKAVRTPVVFIHGNADRAISWDSPVQGGVAGYTPPVRSVYEEFKQQGYNDCELFGVTYLSAEEQQDPQDNFHRRGKYEIISKFIDAVRAYTGSATVDLVTHSLGVSMAIATLEANDAWAGIRRFVNIAGGIRGLNSCLYVGPANPVVATCGSQNIFDPYVFGFYPAYNRWTGASDEHSLRLIPGRYRQVLFYTLYAGKHDQVHCSTAKGFSDCTKGALFAAGRNVRAQLDVGAGSTAGRVDFDFTRLVPVPAQSVKVNTMGGDTDGIGHFKARNDTGAIIYTMLNGDCKKISCQGPYRGGPVRAK